The following DNA comes from Kitasatospora sp. NBC_01287.
TCACCCGCCGCGCGACCGGCAGGGCCGTGCGGCGGGTGAGGCAGGACGCGGCGAGTACCTGGGCTCGGGGCCTCGGAGGAGAAGCCCTAGCCCCGGCTGCCGAAGAGGCTGCGCTTGAGCCGCCGCAGCGGGGCGAGCAGCAGCACCCGGGTGGTGCGGCGCAGCGTGGCATGGGGGCTCACGCCACGGGGCGTCAGCTCCCTTATCAGGCCGAGCGCCTCCACGGTGTCGACCACCGGGACGGCGGGCGCGCCGAGTACGGACAGGTGGTGTTCGATCCGCCGACCGGTCGCGCCCACGCCGCACTGAATGGCCGGTACGCGGGGCCTGTTCCGCACTTGCATGTGTTCCATGAGATTCCCACCCCTACGAGGCGCCAGGGCCGTGAGGCGAAGACTATCCGTGAGGGACGGTCCTCACGCAACCGTCCTGGTGTTCTGCCACCGTATCGTGTGATGACAACTCACGTGGCATCAGGGACACCTGGCACGGTCACGACTGGGCATCGATAAGGGCGAAACCGCCCGAACCCGCCCGATTCCGCATCACTGACGAAGCATCAGACCCACAGTGCGTCAGATCGATCGCGCCGCTCCGGTCACGCTACCGGGTCGCGCCGAGCGGTCACACCCCCGGGGCCGACCGCACCGCTCCCGCGGGCCCGGACGGAGTCGATCGGCGCCACCGGTCGGCTTTCGGAAACTGAATGCTCATGGGGGATTGACGCGCTGGTTACGTGCAAGCAGTATCAGTTCCGAGTGAACCGGATCACAGTCCGCCCACTCCAGGTTTCGACAGGTTCGGCAGGTTTCGACCACTGAACACACTGTTGAGGGCTTCCACCATCTCCTGAGTCCACTGTCCGGCCGCCCCGACGTCGCGGCGGCCCGGCTTCAGGCGGTGGAGGATCGGCGGCCGGCCGCCGAGGGTCGGCCAGGCCGCCAACGGCCGCCGGTGTCGCCGCTCCCCGGCGCGGCACCGGCGCCCACCATCCCGCGCCCCTCCCACGCGGGGCATCGGGAGCAGCTGGATAGAGTGGCCGCCGTGCCTCCCCTCCTCAGCATCATCCTTCCCGTCCACGGCGTGGAGCAGTTCCTGCCGCGCTGCCTGGACTCGATCCTGGCCGGTCAGGAGAGTGAGGACGTCGAGGTGATCGCGGTCGACGACCGCTCCCCCGACGGCTGCGGCGCGATCCTGGACGACTACGCCGCGCGCGACAAGCGCCTGCGGGTGCTGCACCTGAGCGAGAACCAGGGCCTGGGCGGCGCCAGGATCGCCGCGCTGCCCGAGGCGCACGGCAGCTACCTCTGGTGCGTGGACAGCGACGACTGGCTCCCCGAGGGCGCACTGGACGCCGTCCTGGCCGAACTGCGCGCCGAACGCGACGCCGAGCGGGCGGGCGAGCGGGCGGGCGAGCCACCGCTCGACATCCTGCTCACCGGCTTCACCCACGTCTACCCGGACGGGAGCACCGAGCCCAACCCCTGGCGCCACCTGCTGGCGGGCTCCCCACTGGAGCGCCCGGCGGGCTGCACCCTGCGCGAGCACCCGGCCCTGCTGCGCACCGTGCTGTCGGTCTGGAACAAGGTCTTCCGCCGGGAGTTCCTGGACGGCCTCCAGGTCTCCTTCGGCCGCGGCTTCTACGAGGACCTCTCGGTCACCTACCCGGCGCTGCTGGCCGCCCGCCGCCTGCGCTACCTGGACCGCTCCTGCTACAACTACCGGCGCGGCCGCCCCGGCGCGATCACCGCCACGGCCTCCCCCAAGCACGCCGACGTCTTCGCCCAGTACGACGCGGTCTTCGCCTTCCTCGACCGCCACCCGGACCTGGCGGACCAGCGCACCCTGGTCTTCGACCGGACCCTCAAGCAGGCGCTGACCGTCTACGACTCGCCCGGACTGGTCCCGGCCGAGCTGAGCCGGGACTTCTTCCACCGGATCGCCGCCCACTTCGCCGCGCACCGCCCGCCCGGCTACCACTACCCGGGCGGCGTGCAGGGCGTGCGCTACCGGCTCGCCGCCCGCGACGCGCGCCTGGGCTACGACGAACTGCGCCGGGCCGGCCGACTGCCGCGCGCGCTCAAGGCGAGCCTGCGGCGGGGCCGCGGCTGACCGCGCCGCACATGGTGACGCCGCTCACCCTGCCGCCTCCCACGGTCGAGCCGATGGTATGAAAGATCACTCCAGGAAGAGTGTCTCCGAAGAGAGTCCGTCGGCACCGGGACGGTCGACGACCGGGTGCCCGGGGAGGGTTCGCATGATCAAGATCATCACCAAGCTCGTGCTCAAACCGATCGCGAAGGCGCTCTACCGGCCCACCATCGAGGGCCTGGAGAACGTGCCGCGCAAGGGCGGGGTGATCCTGGCCAGCAACCACCTGTCCTTCATCGACAGCGTGGTGATCCCGCTGACCGCCCCCAGGCCGATCAGCTTCCTGGCGAAGGCCGACTACTTCACCGGCACCGGCTTCAAGGGCCGGCTCTCCCGCTCGTTCTTCCAGGCGATCGACGCCGTCCCGGTGCAGCGCGGGGAGGTCCACCTGGCCCAGGCCGCGCTGAACGCCGCGCTGGAGATCCTGGAGGAGAAGAAGGCCTTCGGCATCTACCCCGAGGGCACCCGCTCGCTGGACGGGCGCCTGTACCGGGGCAAGACGGGTGTCGCCTGGCTGGCGCTGACCGCCGGCGTCCCGGTGGTGCCGGTGGCGCTGAGCGGCACCGAGGAGATCCTGCCGGTGGGCAGGCGGCGCCCCCGGCTGCGCAAGGTGACGGTCCGCTTCGGCGAGCCGCTGGACTTCTCCGAGCTGCACGGCCAGGCCCGCTCGGCCAAGGTCCGCCGCCAGGTGACCGACCAGGTGATGGCCGCGATCCACGAGCTGTCCGGCCAGGAGCTCGCCGAGGTCTACAACGACATCCCGAAGGCCGCCTGAGCTCCGGCCGCCACCGAATCAGGCGACGTCGGAACAGGCGACGCCGAACCGGCGGCCACCGGATCGGGCAGCGGGGCCTCGCGGCGCAGCAGCGCGGCGTACCGGCCGCCGAGCTCCAGCAGCTCCTGGTGGGCCCCCAGCTCCACCACCCGGCCGGCGTCCAGCACCGCGATCTGGTCGGCCTGGCGGACGGTGGAGAGGCGGTGCGCGATGGTGATCGTGGTGCGACCCACCGCGAGGGCGTCGATGGCCTGCTGCACGGCCAGCTCGGTCTGGTTGTCCAGCGCGCTGGTCGCCTCGTCCAGAATCAGCACCGGCGGGTTGCGCAGGATGGTGCGGGCGATGGCCAGGCGCTGCTTCTCGCCACCGGAGAAGCGGTAGCCGCGCTCGCCGACAAGGGTGTCGTAGCCGTCGGGCAGGCCGGCGATGTGGTCGTGGATCTGGGCCGCCCTGGCCGCCTCGACCAGCTCGGCATCGGTGGCGTCCGGCTTGGCGAAGCGCAGGTTCTCGGCGACCGAGGCGTGGAACAGGTAGGTCTCCTGGGAGACCACGCCGACCGCCGAGGCCAGGGTGTCGAAGGCCAGCTCGCGCACGTCCACCCCGTCGATGGTGACCCGGCCGCCGGTGACGTCGTAGAGCCGGGGCACCAGGTAGCTGAGCGAGGTCTTGCCGGAACCGGTCTCGCCGACCAGGGCCAGCGAGGTGCCGGCCGGGACGTCGAGGTCGATGCCGGCCAGGGTGCCGGCCGGCCGCTGTGGGTCGTAGCCGAAGTCGACCCGCTCGAAGCGGACCTCGCCGCGCACGGCGGGCAGGTGCACGGCGTCGGCGGGCTCGGCGATCTCCACCGGCAGGTCCAGGTACTCGAAGATCCGCTGGAAGAGCGCCAGCGAGGTCTGCACGTCCACGCCGGTGGAGAGCAGCTGCACGGCGGGGCGGAAGAGCGCCTGCTGCAGCGTGACGAAGGCGACCAGGGTGCCGACCGAGACGATCGGCGCGCCGCCGCCGGCGGTCAGGCCGGCCGCCCAGTAGATGACGGCCGGCATCGCGGCCATCACGATCTGGATCACGTTCATCCGCCAGCGCCCGGCCATGCTGGAGCGCACCTCCAGCTCCGCGAGCTCGTCGCTCTGCTCGGTGAACTCGCGCGAGAGCGAGTCGGAGCGGCCCATGGTGCGGCCCAGCAGGATGCCGCTGACCGAGAGCGACTCCTGGACGGCCGAGGAGAGTCGGGCCAGCTGCTTCTGCCGCTCGGTGGTGATCTTGCGGCGCTCGCGGCCGACCCGGCGGCTGATCCAGACGAAGGCCGGCAGGAGGAGCAGCGAGACCACGGTCAGCCGCCAGTCCAGCGCCAGCATCGCGACCACGGTGGCCACGACGCTGGTCAGGTTGGAGACCAGCGAGGTGGCGGTGGAGGTCACGGTGGACTGCATGCCGCCGATGTCGTTGGCGATCCGGGACTGCACCTCGCCGGTGCGGGTCCGGGTGAAGAAGGCCAGCGACATCCGCTGCAGGTGGGCGTAGACACCGGTCCGCAGGTCGTGCATGACCCGCTGGCCCACGGTGGTGGAGATCAGCGTCTGCAGCACGTTGAAGACGCTGTTCACCACGGCGGCCGCGATCATGCCGAGGGCGAGCAGGCTGAGCAGGCCGGTGCGGCCCTGCGGGATGGCCACGTCCAGCACCGCGCGCAGCAGGAACGGGGTGGTCACCGAGACCACCGCGGAGGCCCCGACCAGCAGCCCGACCACCGCCAGCCGCCCCCGGTAGGGGCGGAACAGCCCCAGGATCCGGCGCAGCTGCGCGGGTGGCCGCGGCTCGTCCGGGTCGCGGGCGGGCGGCGTCCAGTTGATGGTCTCGGGCCTCATGGGACCTCCAGGTGGCAGGCGGGCGGTGGGCGTCGGCAGCCAACTCATCGGCCAGCATAGAGAGGATAGCTCATTATTAGCTGTCCTAATAATGAGCTAGCCCCGCCCCTTATTCCGAACCCCCCGCGGTCCGAACCTCGCGGCCCGAACCCCGTCAGCCCGTCCGGTATGTCCGGGCGGCCTTCGAGGAGAAGCCGCCCAGCCCGCCGGCCGGCAGCAGTCGGGCGAGGGCCACCACCATTTTGTACCGCTTGCTCGGCACCGACAGGCTCCGGCCGCGGGCCAGGTCGCGCAGCGCCTCGTCGACCACGCGGTCGGCGGAGAGCCAGGCCCAGCGGGGGATGTTCCCGGTGCCCATCTCGGCCCGCTGGTGGAACTCGGTGCGGGTGAAGCCCGGGCAGAGCGCCAGCAGCCGCACCCCGCTGCCGGTCAGGTCGCGGGCCACGCCCAGGGTGAAGCTGACCATCCAGGCCTTGCTCGCCCCGTAGGTGCCGCGCGGCACGAAGGCACCCACCGAGGCCACGTTCACCACGCCGCCGAAGCCGCGCTCGCGCATCCCGGGCACGGCCGCGCCGGTCAGCCGCAGCACCGCTTCGATGTGCACCTTGACCATGTCCAGCTCCTGCTCCAGCGGGACGTCCAGGTAGGCGCCCTTGTTGCCGAAGCCGGCGTTGTTGACCAGGATCCCGACCGGCCGCTCGGCCTGCCGCAGCCGCTCCTCGACCGCGCCGATCCCGGCCTCGGTGGCCAGGTCGGCGGCGAGCACCTCGGTGTGCACGCCGAAGCGCTCGGCCAGCTGCCCGGCGGCCGCGGTCAGCCGCTCGGTGTCGCGGGCGACCAGCACCAGGTCATGGCCGTCCTCGGCCAGGCGGCGGGCGAAGGCGGCACCGATACCGGCGGTCGCGCCGGTGATGAGAGCAGTTGTCATGGCGCGACCGTAGCGGGTCACGCCACTGACGGGGAATCAGGTCCCCCAGGGCAGGGCCGGACTCGCGGGGCGTCAGCCCTCGGCGTCAGCCCTCGGCGTCAGCCCTCGGCCTCAGCCCTTGGCGGCGGCGGCCCGCTGCCGCAGCTGGCGCATCCGGCGCCGGTAGAGGCGGTGGAACCGCTGCAGCGCGACGAACTCCTCCATCCGGTCCGCCAGCGTCAGCTGGTACTTGACCCGCAGCGGGGCGCGCAGGTCGCGGATCCGCCCGGTGCCGATCTCCCGCAGCAGTCGGCTGACGTGCTCCTGATAGGTGGCGCGGTAGGCCTTGTCACCGTCCGGCACCCACCAGAAGAACATCGGGATCTCCTCGACCAGGCAGTTGTGGTCGTAGGAGCGCAGGTTCTCGGCGAACCGCGACTCGGG
Coding sequences within:
- a CDS encoding ABC transporter ATP-binding protein translates to MRPETINWTPPARDPDEPRPPAQLRRILGLFRPYRGRLAVVGLLVGASAVVSVTTPFLLRAVLDVAIPQGRTGLLSLLALGMIAAAVVNSVFNVLQTLISTTVGQRVMHDLRTGVYAHLQRMSLAFFTRTRTGEVQSRIANDIGGMQSTVTSTATSLVSNLTSVVATVVAMLALDWRLTVVSLLLLPAFVWISRRVGRERRKITTERQKQLARLSSAVQESLSVSGILLGRTMGRSDSLSREFTEQSDELAELEVRSSMAGRWRMNVIQIVMAAMPAVIYWAAGLTAGGGAPIVSVGTLVAFVTLQQALFRPAVQLLSTGVDVQTSLALFQRIFEYLDLPVEIAEPADAVHLPAVRGEVRFERVDFGYDPQRPAGTLAGIDLDVPAGTSLALVGETGSGKTSLSYLVPRLYDVTGGRVTIDGVDVRELAFDTLASAVGVVSQETYLFHASVAENLRFAKPDATDAELVEAARAAQIHDHIAGLPDGYDTLVGERGYRFSGGEKQRLAIARTILRNPPVLILDEATSALDNQTELAVQQAIDALAVGRTTITIAHRLSTVRQADQIAVLDAGRVVELGAHQELLELGGRYAALLRREAPLPDPVAAGSASPVPTSPDSVAAGAQAAFGMSL
- a CDS encoding glycosyltransferase family 2 protein, with product MPPLLSIILPVHGVEQFLPRCLDSILAGQESEDVEVIAVDDRSPDGCGAILDDYAARDKRLRVLHLSENQGLGGARIAALPEAHGSYLWCVDSDDWLPEGALDAVLAELRAERDAERAGERAGEPPLDILLTGFTHVYPDGSTEPNPWRHLLAGSPLERPAGCTLREHPALLRTVLSVWNKVFRREFLDGLQVSFGRGFYEDLSVTYPALLAARRLRYLDRSCYNYRRGRPGAITATASPKHADVFAQYDAVFAFLDRHPDLADQRTLVFDRTLKQALTVYDSPGLVPAELSRDFFHRIAAHFAAHRPPGYHYPGGVQGVRYRLAARDARLGYDELRRAGRLPRALKASLRRGRG
- a CDS encoding SDR family oxidoreductase gives rise to the protein MTTALITGATAGIGAAFARRLAEDGHDLVLVARDTERLTAAAGQLAERFGVHTEVLAADLATEAGIGAVEERLRQAERPVGILVNNAGFGNKGAYLDVPLEQELDMVKVHIEAVLRLTGAAVPGMRERGFGGVVNVASVGAFVPRGTYGASKAWMVSFTLGVARDLTGSGVRLLALCPGFTRTEFHQRAEMGTGNIPRWAWLSADRVVDEALRDLARGRSLSVPSKRYKMVVALARLLPAGGLGGFSSKAARTYRTG
- a CDS encoding 1-acyl-sn-glycerol-3-phosphate acyltransferase — its product is MIKIITKLVLKPIAKALYRPTIEGLENVPRKGGVILASNHLSFIDSVVIPLTAPRPISFLAKADYFTGTGFKGRLSRSFFQAIDAVPVQRGEVHLAQAALNAALEILEEKKAFGIYPEGTRSLDGRLYRGKTGVAWLALTAGVPVVPVALSGTEEILPVGRRRPRLRKVTVRFGEPLDFSELHGQARSAKVRRQVTDQVMAAIHELSGQELAEVYNDIPKAA